The following coding sequences are from one Saprospiraceae bacterium window:
- a CDS encoding helix-turn-helix transcriptional regulator produces the protein MLNKTDFADRLKGLRKRKGISQGELADLIEVHFTQVSRYERGETKPNAEAMAKLAKALDTTVDFLMNGTADDVVKEAGLEKELISRFKEVQELETEDKKTVLSLMDAYIAKTKIQTLLQTK, from the coding sequence ATGCTTAATAAAACAGATTTTGCAGACAGATTGAAAGGCCTTCGTAAGAGAAAAGGCATCTCGCAGGGCGAACTTGCCGATCTGATAGAAGTTCATTTTACTCAAGTAAGCCGATATGAAAGAGGCGAGACAAAACCCAATGCCGAAGCAATGGCTAAACTTGCCAAAGCCCTAGATACCACCGTCGATTTTTTGATGAATGGAACGGCTGATGATGTCGTCAAAGAAGCGGGATTAGAAAAAGAGTTAATTAGCCGCTTTAAAGAAGTTCAAGAGTTAGAAACTGAAGATAAAAAAACGGTGCTCTCTTTGATGGATGCTTATATTGCTAAAACAAAAATTCAAACTTTACTTCAGACTAAATAA
- a CDS encoding T9SS type A sorting domain-containing protein, whose protein sequence is MGYTSLFNMKYNLKGELFGTYLGERIMKFTDKWRIDQNNLVYDPESILYNYFPFDDENNYAITGGQLLGKGFRIVKFSSTKPESKILFETKSNLDWQKVICTKEGHFFIADGSKLLNVFNEGNTIETILVEPALETNEIEQIYQTQSGDAVIIKAASGLYGSFDLGTTWRKLHSFNQNLPDASNFEYLKMQIIDTANAVLITSYCGGNKTFLLTSQQVGWQEFNAPADKANVTEMFKAKNNRMYIQVSDCVWFYSDQEADEWHPVMRDNVQVQGLAQDNKGQLYTYNKDGVDANVLYRWNEANQNWETNDIFADNIAFIKAFHDGSLMLVTKRPDYSNNPYYTFYYSSDFGENWILQSSKIWPNVDIVDMQKAADGAIYLIQSNYRDPKVSKDLGKTWGLESRFNSIMSVKDLNIDDAGNFIFTGTLNNVSGIYKSADLNNFEYISSSIPSSILKITTIKPGVIVTATDKSGVQITYDYGNTWTNITSNLDYELKKRDYPTNFIYLDNHGRIFLARSYDGIYRSNSNAVGVTDRPINRLALLSCNPNPTEGILQIQLDKSVLSLRPSIEVYNSTGQSIMKNDINSEAESIDLESFPSGTYFLRVVSSTGTIGLEKILKY, encoded by the coding sequence ATGGGATATACTTCATTGTTTAACATGAAGTATAATTTAAAAGGCGAGCTATTTGGAACTTATTTAGGCGAAAGAATAATGAAGTTCACTGACAAATGGAGAATTGATCAAAATAATTTGGTTTACGACCCGGAAAGCATTCTTTATAATTATTTTCCTTTTGATGATGAAAATAATTACGCGATTACGGGTGGCCAGTTGTTGGGAAAAGGGTTTAGAATTGTAAAATTCAGTTCTACCAAGCCTGAATCAAAAATTTTATTTGAAACAAAATCAAATTTGGATTGGCAAAAAGTGATCTGTACAAAAGAAGGGCATTTTTTTATAGCTGATGGTTCAAAGTTATTGAATGTATTTAATGAAGGAAACACTATAGAAACTATACTAGTTGAACCTGCTCTCGAGACGAATGAAATAGAACAAATCTATCAAACCCAATCGGGAGATGCTGTTATCATCAAAGCTGCTTCGGGTCTATATGGAAGTTTTGATTTGGGAACTACCTGGAGGAAACTTCACTCGTTCAATCAGAATTTGCCCGATGCATCCAATTTTGAATACTTGAAAATGCAGATTATTGACACTGCCAATGCTGTGCTAATTACATCCTATTGTGGTGGAAACAAAACCTTTTTATTAACATCCCAACAAGTAGGCTGGCAAGAGTTTAATGCACCTGCAGACAAAGCAAATGTAACTGAAATGTTCAAAGCCAAGAATAACAGGATGTACATTCAAGTGAGCGATTGTGTATGGTTTTATTCAGATCAGGAAGCAGATGAATGGCATCCTGTAATGAGAGACAATGTTCAAGTCCAAGGCCTTGCACAAGATAACAAGGGACAATTGTATACATACAATAAAGATGGCGTTGATGCAAACGTGTTGTACAGATGGAATGAAGCCAATCAAAATTGGGAAACAAATGACATATTTGCAGACAATATAGCATTTATAAAAGCATTTCATGATGGTTCACTTATGCTAGTGACCAAACGCCCAGATTATTCTAATAATCCCTACTATACTTTCTATTACAGTTCAGACTTCGGTGAAAACTGGATTTTGCAGAGTAGCAAGATTTGGCCGAATGTTGATATCGTCGATATGCAGAAGGCCGCTGATGGAGCTATATATTTGATTCAAAGCAATTACAGAGATCCAAAAGTATCCAAAGACCTTGGCAAAACATGGGGGTTAGAAAGTAGATTTAATTCTATAATGTCCGTGAAAGACTTGAATATAGATGATGCCGGAAATTTTATTTTTACTGGTACTTTAAACAATGTCTCAGGAATTTATAAGAGTGCTGATCTCAACAATTTTGAGTATATATCTTCCAGCATTCCTTCTAGTATTTTAAAAATTACAACTATAAAACCTGGAGTAATTGTTACCGCTACTGATAAATCTGGAGTTCAAATTACTTATGATTATGGAAATACCTGGACAAATATTACTTCTAATTTGGACTACGAATTAAAAAAACGCGATTATCCAACCAATTTCATCTATTTAGATAATCATGGTAGAATTTTTCTTGCAAGATCATACGATGGTATTTATAGGAGCAATTCTAATGCAGTCGGAGTAACGGACAGACCTATCAACCGACTTGCTTTACTTTCTTGCAACCCAAATCCCACTGAAGGTATACTGCAAATTCAATTGGACAAATCGGTTTTGAGCCTCCGGCCAAGTATTGAAGTGTACAACTCAACAGGTCAATCTATAATGAAGAATGATATAAATTCAGAAGCGGAATCAATAGATTTAGAGTCTTTCCCTTCGGGAACATATTTTCTGCGTGTGGTTTCTTCTACAGGTACAATTGGACTGGAAAAAATATTGAAATATTGA
- a CDS encoding type II toxin-antitoxin system VapC family toxin — protein sequence MEQYLIDTNVVSDYFSASFPAAGMDLMDSAIDAIPNISILTQIELLCWNTDEATTESVKDFIADSVVLDISPDVITHCVALRKGKKIKTPDAIIAATALSYGYTIITANEKDFANIKGLKLINPRKI from the coding sequence ATGGAACAATATCTAATTGATACCAATGTAGTTTCTGATTACTTTTCTGCTTCCTTTCCTGCTGCTGGTATGGATTTGATGGATAGTGCCATTGATGCCATTCCTAATATTTCTATTCTTACTCAAATAGAACTACTTTGTTGGAATACCGATGAAGCCACCACAGAAAGTGTAAAGGACTTTATTGCTGATAGTGTGGTGCTGGATATTTCACCTGATGTGATTACCCACTGTGTGGCACTACGCAAAGGCAAAAAGATAAAAACCCCCGATGCCATTATTGCTGCTACTGCCTTGTCTTACGGCTATACCATTATCACTGCCAACGAAAAAGATTTTGCCAATATTAAAGGTCTGAAGCTTATTAACCCTCGTAAGATCTAA
- a CDS encoding helix-turn-helix transcriptional regulator, translating into MSLGQRIADLRKKGKVSQSDLGKKIGTSGDIIGRYERDEVTPSIEVASKIADELGTTLDYLMGKMEFELDKSIVKRVIDIQSLPEEDKKHILYTLDGLLQNVRTKLAFAK; encoded by the coding sequence ATGAGTTTAGGACAGAGAATAGCAGATTTACGCAAAAAAGGGAAAGTTTCTCAAAGCGACCTTGGCAAGAAGATCGGAACGTCAGGTGATATCATAGGTCGCTATGAAAGAGACGAAGTTACCCCATCTATTGAGGTAGCTTCAAAGATTGCAGATGAACTTGGAACTACACTCGATTATCTTATGGGTAAGATGGAATTCGAACTGGATAAGTCCATCGTAAAACGTGTCATTGATATTCAGTCCTTACCAGAAGAAGATAAAAAGCATATTCTCTATACTCTCGATGGACTGCTACAAAATGTGAGAACTAAATTGGCTTTCGCTAAATAA
- a CDS encoding tyrosine-type recombinase/integrase, giving the protein MNINLDKNYEHQLEKYRDHLLTLGHNPLSVGIKENYLKEFFEQMHLRGIRKIENITAEHIKEYQDYIQSRPNKRTKQKLNIKTINNHFRSIELFFMMLLDRGEIQINPLSEIQIHFPEENTERTILSKSQIKSLYDHTKSEIEKVILGLGYGCGMRVTEIVQCNIEDLQLKQGIIIIPRGNNNKRRVIPITQQVIKDLECYLNEVRMYLGSKDVQALLINSKGRRLQKYTMNKILKQIIRRTKDKTINPDEITMHTLRHSIATHLLEQGMPLQQVRQFLGHDQLETTEIYTHINQEQLRKLITKDNETGNEEQDGLSQ; this is encoded by the coding sequence ATGAATATAAATCTGGACAAAAACTATGAACATCAACTCGAAAAATACCGTGATCATCTGTTGACCCTTGGCCATAATCCACTCAGTGTAGGAATTAAAGAAAACTATCTGAAGGAATTTTTTGAGCAAATGCATTTAAGAGGAATTAGGAAAATAGAAAACATTACCGCAGAACATATCAAAGAATATCAAGATTACATCCAATCAAGACCCAATAAAAGAACTAAGCAGAAGTTAAACATCAAGACGATCAATAATCATTTTAGAAGTATTGAATTATTCTTTATGATGCTACTAGATCGAGGAGAAATCCAGATCAATCCACTGTCAGAAATCCAGATCCACTTCCCTGAAGAAAACACCGAAAGAACGATCCTAAGCAAATCACAAATCAAATCATTATACGATCACACAAAATCAGAAATTGAAAAAGTAATCCTTGGTCTAGGCTATGGTTGTGGCATGCGAGTCACTGAAATAGTGCAATGTAATATTGAAGATCTTCAATTAAAGCAAGGTATCATCATTATCCCTCGAGGCAATAACAACAAGCGTAGAGTGATCCCTATCACACAACAAGTTATTAAAGATTTGGAATGTTATTTGAATGAGGTGAGAATGTATCTAGGCTCAAAAGATGTACAAGCCTTATTGATTAACTCCAAGGGTCGAAGATTGCAAAAATATACGATGAATAAAATCTTAAAACAGATCATCAGAAGAACCAAAGACAAGACCATTAATCCAGATGAAATCACCATGCATACCTTACGACATTCTATCGCCACACATCTACTCGAACAAGGAATGCCATTACAACAGGTCAGACAGTTCCTAGGACATGATCAACTCGAGACCACTGAGATCTACACCCACATCAATCAAGAACAATTAAGAAAACTAATCACCAAAGACAATGAAACCGGCAATGAAGAACAGGATGGATTATCTCAATGA
- a CDS encoding type II toxin-antitoxin system RelE/ParE family toxin, whose protein sequence is MSYSVELSDNFKKEAKRLVKKYRSLKTELAKLFTELEENPTLGTPLGNDIYKIRLAIASKNKGKSGGARVLSFVKVTQTTVLLFSIYSKGEVDNLTDKQIQELIKDYL, encoded by the coding sequence ATGAGCTATAGTGTAGAGCTCTCTGATAACTTTAAAAAGGAAGCTAAGCGGTTGGTCAAAAAATATCGCTCCCTTAAAACAGAATTAGCAAAACTCTTTACCGAACTTGAAGAAAACCCAACACTTGGCACTCCGCTTGGCAACGATATTTATAAAATCCGTTTGGCTATCGCTTCCAAAAACAAAGGCAAATCAGGCGGTGCAAGGGTTTTATCTTTTGTAAAGGTTACACAAACTACCGTTCTGCTTTTTTCCATCTACTCCAAAGGTGAAGTGGATAACCTTACCGACAAACAAATACAAGAACTTATTAAGGATTATTTGTAA
- a CDS encoding helix-turn-helix transcriptional regulator — MSLGQRIADLRKKGKVSQSDLGKKIGTSGDIIGRYERDEVTPSIEVASKIADELGTTLDYLMGKMEFELDKSIVKRVIDIQSLPEEDKKHILYTLDGLLQNVRTKLAFAK, encoded by the coding sequence ATGAGTTTAGGACAGAGAATAGCAGATTTACGCAAAAAAGGGAAAGTTTCTCAAAGCGACCTTGGCAAGAAGATCGGAACGTCAGGTGATATCATAGGTCGCTATGAAAGAGACGAAGTTACCCCATCTATTGAGGTAGCTTCAAAGATTGCAGATGAGCTTGGAACTACACTCGATTATCTTATGGGTAAGATGGAATTCGAACTGGATAAGTCCATCGTAAAACGTGTCATTGATATTCAGTCCTTACCAGAAGAAGATAAAAAGCATATTCTCTATACTCTCGATGGACTGCTACAAAATGTGAGAACTAAATTGGCTTTCGCTAAATAA
- a CDS encoding toprim domain-containing protein encodes MEIQDIKTQLSMTQVLDHYGLEPDRNQRLNCPFHEDKTPSMQVYPKTNTAYCFSSNCTTHGKSLDVIDFIMNKESITKHEAIEKAKQMIGVLPNKPVQELSRTAVLTKMHTYFKNSINYKSSAMNYLKERMLDPALIEIGYNAGQFHYSNRDNKELIRSLVKVGLLADGKPEGTYQIFAKYSIAFVLKNKLNQVVSFYFRSTTNDKESKHYYLKDRQGLYPQYPHPNTKKLILTEAIIDAATLIQDAMITGQYNVLALFGTNGLTEEHQEAIIELKQLDEVIFFFDGDEAGIASVRKYAEVIKGMFTRIKITNVNTPKGEDVNSLVQSHQGEILQHLISERKPIEERKPNELFFSSENLSIENPADSSSIITERLPQGIEHDSARSEGTAKAASPEAKAKSVLNTDNPNNIIYKSDNIEYHSKGGIKPQLDSLKITLQIVNTQEGTDYKTKLDLYEYKQIELVAQSVSEALKINTQQIQKDLMDLSKLLDQYRNNNTTKQAPQRIKIQLNESTMKDCIEFLKQDKLIDKINTLIGRCGVVGEENSRILLFVIASSYKMKETLHALIQGSSGSGKTRLLKIISNLIPQEDVKRFTRVTDNSFYNYGEYDLVNRFLCFEDIDGLKEEALLALRELMSNDILISSTSQKFDDGNIRSTERTVRGPIASIACTTKGDYYEDNISRSFVVAVDESTEQTQRIINYQNQKYAGNINEREEEKNCIFIQNCMRLIKPFNIINPYANKIQLPLDAHKIRRLNEMYQSIVKQITILNQFQRKQDNQGRLITQKEDLRRACDILFESIILKVDELDGSLRQFFERLKEYAKTKAEKEKVKQSEIDFNRFEIRTATGISKTQQHRYIQQLINLEYLRQLGYANRGFNYRIAYWDNMQLIRTKIKDNLSEQLKSL; translated from the coding sequence ATGGAGATCCAAGACATCAAGACTCAGCTAAGTATGACTCAGGTATTAGACCATTACGGACTGGAGCCGGATCGGAATCAGAGATTGAACTGTCCCTTCCATGAGGACAAGACTCCGAGTATGCAAGTCTATCCCAAGACCAATACAGCTTACTGCTTTAGTAGCAACTGTACGACACACGGCAAGAGTCTGGATGTAATCGACTTCATCATGAATAAGGAAAGCATTACAAAGCATGAAGCCATCGAGAAAGCAAAACAAATGATCGGAGTGCTTCCAAATAAACCAGTACAAGAATTATCGCGAACAGCAGTATTGACCAAGATGCATACCTACTTTAAGAACAGCATCAACTACAAGTCAAGTGCTATGAATTATCTGAAAGAAAGGATGCTCGACCCGGCTCTCATAGAGATCGGTTACAACGCAGGACAATTCCATTACTCCAACCGGGACAATAAAGAACTCATTCGAAGTCTGGTTAAAGTAGGATTATTAGCAGATGGAAAGCCCGAAGGAACGTATCAGATCTTTGCTAAGTACAGTATAGCGTTTGTACTAAAGAATAAATTAAATCAAGTCGTAAGCTTTTACTTCCGCAGCACAACAAATGATAAGGAGAGTAAGCATTACTATCTCAAAGATCGCCAAGGCTTATATCCGCAGTATCCACATCCCAATACAAAGAAGCTTATACTAACAGAAGCCATCATCGATGCAGCGACATTAATACAAGATGCAATGATCACCGGGCAATATAATGTACTAGCACTCTTCGGAACGAATGGACTTACGGAAGAACACCAGGAAGCAATCATAGAATTAAAGCAACTCGATGAAGTGATCTTCTTCTTTGATGGAGACGAAGCAGGTATTGCTTCAGTGAGAAAATATGCAGAAGTGATCAAAGGAATGTTTACGAGAATAAAGATCACGAATGTAAATACACCAAAGGGAGAAGATGTAAATAGTCTGGTGCAATCACACCAGGGAGAAATACTGCAGCATCTTATCTCAGAAAGAAAACCAATAGAAGAACGAAAACCCAATGAACTTTTTTTTTCATCGGAGAATCTTTCAATTGAAAATCCTGCGGATAGTTCTTCAATTATTACCGAACGACTCCCGCAAGGGATCGAGCACGACAGTGCTCGAAGTGAGGGAACCGCGAAAGCGGCATCACCGGAAGCTAAAGCGAAGAGTGTTCTAAATACCGACAATCCCAACAACATCATCTATAAATCCGATAACATCGAGTATCACAGCAAAGGAGGAATAAAACCACAGCTCGACAGTTTAAAGATCACATTGCAAATCGTCAATACACAAGAAGGCACAGACTACAAAACAAAGCTCGATCTCTACGAATACAAGCAAATAGAACTGGTAGCTCAAAGTGTAAGCGAAGCACTCAAGATAAATACACAACAGATCCAGAAAGATCTAATGGATCTCAGTAAATTACTAGATCAATATCGCAACAACAACACAACAAAACAAGCACCGCAACGAATCAAAATCCAACTCAACGAAAGCACCATGAAAGATTGCATAGAATTCTTAAAACAAGATAAGCTTATCGATAAGATCAATACACTCATAGGCAGATGCGGAGTCGTAGGAGAAGAAAATAGCAGAATACTTCTCTTTGTCATCGCAAGCTCTTACAAGATGAAAGAAACCCTTCACGCATTGATCCAAGGAAGTTCCGGAAGTGGAAAGACAAGACTATTAAAAATCATCTCTAATCTCATTCCGCAAGAAGATGTAAAGCGATTCACTCGAGTAACCGACAATAGCTTTTACAATTATGGAGAATATGATTTAGTCAATAGATTCCTTTGCTTCGAAGATATAGATGGATTAAAAGAAGAAGCACTATTAGCTCTTAGAGAATTGATGAGCAATGATATACTGATCAGCAGCACGAGCCAAAAGTTCGATGATGGTAATATCCGCAGCACAGAGAGAACAGTAAGAGGACCTATTGCCAGTATAGCCTGTACGACAAAGGGAGATTATTATGAAGACAATATCAGCAGAAGCTTTGTTGTAGCTGTGGATGAAAGTACAGAGCAGACACAAAGAATTATCAACTATCAGAACCAAAAGTATGCTGGCAACATCAACGAGCGAGAAGAAGAAAAAAACTGCATTTTTATACAGAATTGCATGAGACTTATAAAGCCTTTTAACATCATCAATCCTTATGCTAACAAAATACAATTACCACTGGATGCACACAAGATCAGAAGGCTTAATGAAATGTATCAAAGCATTGTAAAACAAATTACGATCCTCAATCAGTTCCAAAGAAAACAAGACAATCAGGGAAGATTGATCACACAAAAAGAAGATCTACGTCGAGCCTGTGATATCTTATTTGAAAGCATCATATTAAAAGTGGATGAACTCGATGGAAGTCTGCGCCAGTTCTTCGAACGACTTAAAGAATATGCAAAGACAAAAGCAGAGAAAGAAAAAGTAAAACAAAGCGAAATCGATTTTAATCGATTCGAAATCAGAACAGCCACCGGAATCAGTAAGACGCAACAACATCGATACATACAACAGCTTATCAATCTGGAATACTTACGACAGCTTGGATATGCAAATCGAGGCTTCAATTATAGAATAGCTTATTGGGATAATATGCAATTGATCAGAACAAAGATCAAGGACAATCTAAGCGAACAGCTTAAGAGTTTATAA
- a CDS encoding type II toxin-antitoxin system RelE/ParE family toxin: protein MSYSIIPTLRFEKELKRLAKKFPSLKNEFAQLITDITENPEAGTFIGNNCYKIRLAIGSKGKGKSGGARVITYLYIEAETVYLLTIYDKGEKADLKPNELAEMIESLELN from the coding sequence ATGAGTTATAGCATTATCCCTACCCTTCGTTTTGAGAAGGAACTAAAACGACTGGCTAAAAAATTTCCATCACTCAAAAACGAGTTTGCTCAACTCATTACAGACATTACCGAAAACCCAGAAGCTGGTACTTTCATCGGTAACAACTGCTATAAAATACGATTGGCTATTGGTAGCAAAGGAAAAGGGAAAAGCGGTGGAGCAAGGGTTATCACTTATCTATACATTGAAGCAGAAACGGTTTATCTGCTTACCATTTACGACAAAGGCGAAAAAGCCGACCTAAAACCCAATGAACTGGCTGAAATGATTGAGAGTTTGGAACTGAATTAA
- a CDS encoding tyrosine-type recombinase/integrase — MKNRMDYLNEHYSPKATRGYHNMIRKYETFMQEKAITALYADVMQYMAHLRSTGLHPKSLMNHLFAIKIYYRYLIDLGIRENHPCERLYLKDQINKSIAIENLYTPQQLEELLQNHKSKNQLRDEIIIGLLIYQALAVQEIVSIKVKDIKLEEATIYIGGSAKVNSRTLALKAKQILVIHDYLKLNKDNSYLFEDQNKNTLWPGIINRIVNEGKSKSEKLLPLKIRQSVIMHLLKQNNDIRIVQVFAGHKRSGSTEQYKQSGLEELKASIERLHPLQ; from the coding sequence ATGAAGAACAGGATGGATTATCTCAATGAACACTATTCTCCCAAAGCAACCAGAGGATATCACAACATGATCAGAAAGTATGAGACATTCATGCAAGAAAAAGCGATAACAGCTCTCTACGCTGACGTAATGCAATATATGGCCCATCTTAGAAGTACGGGACTACATCCCAAGAGTTTGATGAATCATTTGTTTGCAATCAAGATTTATTACAGATACTTAATAGACTTAGGAATCAGAGAAAATCACCCTTGCGAAAGACTTTACCTAAAAGATCAAATCAATAAAAGTATAGCTATAGAGAATCTTTATACTCCGCAGCAATTAGAAGAATTACTACAAAATCACAAATCAAAAAATCAACTTAGAGACGAAATCATCATTGGATTATTGATCTACCAAGCTCTTGCAGTACAAGAAATCGTAAGCATAAAAGTAAAAGACATTAAACTAGAAGAAGCCACTATTTATATAGGCGGTAGCGCAAAGGTCAACAGCAGAACACTGGCCCTAAAAGCGAAGCAAATACTAGTGATCCATGATTATTTAAAGTTGAATAAAGATAACAGCTATCTTTTTGAAGATCAGAATAAGAACACCCTATGGCCTGGAATCATTAATCGAATAGTAAATGAAGGAAAGAGTAAATCAGAAAAATTACTTCCTCTAAAAATCCGTCAAAGTGTAATCATGCATTTGCTCAAGCAGAACAATGATATAAGAATCGTACAAGTATTTGCAGGGCATAAGCGAAGTGGAAGCACTGAGCAGTACAAACAATCCGGATTAGAAGAATTAAAAGCAAGTATTGAAAGATTACACCCTCTCCAATAA
- a CDS encoding helix-turn-helix transcriptional regulator: MNRVQYNRIETGKSDPRMNILQRIATVLDINVVDFFEVKNNGTEVHTVNEPLLQTVRLLEELDELQKKFYLQYD; this comes from the coding sequence ATGAACCGAGTGCAATACAACCGCATTGAAACAGGCAAAAGCGACCCCAGAATGAATATTTTACAGCGTATCGCTACTGTTTTAGATATTAATGTTGTTGATTTTTTTGAAGTTAAAAACAACGGTACAGAAGTACATACCGTAAATGAACCGCTTTTGCAAACGGTGCGTTTATTGGAAGAACTGGACGAATTGCAAAAAAAATTCTATTTGCAATATGATTGA
- a CDS encoding type II toxin-antitoxin system RelE/ParE family toxin, translating into MSYSVELSDNFKKEAKRLVKKYRSLKTELAKLFTELEENPTLGTPLGNDIYKIRLAIASKNKGKSGGARVLSFVKVTQTTVLLFSIYSKGEVDNLTEKQIQELIKDYL; encoded by the coding sequence ATGAGCTATAGTGTAGAGCTCTCTGATAACTTTAAAAAGGAAGCTAAGCGGTTGGTCAAAAAATATCGCTCCCTTAAAACAGAATTAGCAAAACTCTTTACCGAACTTGAAGAAAACCCAACACTTGGCACTCCGCTTGGCAACGATATTTATAAAATCCGTTTGGCTATCGCTTCCAAAAACAAAGGCAAATCAGGCGGTGCAAGGGTTTTATCTTTTGTAAAGGTTACACAAACTACCGTTCTGCTTTTTTCCATCTACTCCAAAGGTGAAGTGGATAACCTTACCGAGAAACAAATACAGGAACTCATTAAGGACTATTTGTAA
- a CDS encoding tyrosine-type recombinase/integrase yields MKNRMDYLNEHYSPKATRGYHNMIRKYETFMQEKAITALYADVMQYMAHLRSTGLHPKSLMNHLFAIKIYYRYLIDLGIRENHPCERLYLKDQINKSIAIENLYTPQQLEELLQNHKSKNQLRDEIIIGLLIYQALAVQEIVSIKVKDIKLEEATIYIGGSAKMNSRTLTLKAKQILLIHDYLKLNKENSYLFEDQNKNTLWPGIINRIVNEGKSKSEKLLPLKIRQSVIMHLLKQNNDIRIVQVFAGHKRSGSTEQYKQSGLEELKASIEKLHPLQ; encoded by the coding sequence ATGAAGAACAGGATGGATTATCTCAATGAACACTATTCTCCCAAAGCAACCAGAGGATATCACAACATGATCAGAAAGTATGAGACATTCATGCAAGAAAAAGCGATAACAGCTCTCTACGCTGACGTAATGCAATATATGGCCCATCTTAGAAGTACGGGACTACATCCCAAGAGTTTGATGAATCATTTGTTTGCAATCAAGATTTATTACAGATACTTAATAGACTTAGGAATCAGAGAAAATCACCCTTGCGAAAGACTTTACCTAAAAGATCAAATCAATAAAAGTATAGCTATAGAGAATCTTTATACTCCGCAGCAATTAGAAGAATTACTACAAAATCACAAATCAAAAAATCAACTTAGAGACGAAATCATCATAGGATTATTGATCTACCAAGCTCTTGCAGTACAAGAAATCGTAAGCATAAAAGTAAAAGACATTAAACTAGAAGAAGCCACTATTTATATAGGCGGTAGCGCAAAGATGAACAGCAGAACACTGACCCTAAAAGCGAAGCAAATATTATTGATCCATGATTATTTAAAGTTGAATAAAGAGAACAGCTATCTTTTTGAAGATCAGAATAAGAACACCCTATGGCCAGGTATCATTAATCGAATAGTAAATGAAGGAAAGAGTAAATCAGAAAAATTACTTCCTCTAAAAATCCGTCAAAGTGTAATCATGCATTTACTCAAACAGAACAATGATATAAGAATCGTACAAGTATTTGCAGGGCATAAGCGAAGTGGAAGCACTGAGCAGTACAAACAATCCGGATTAGAAGAATTAAAAGCAAGTATTGAGAAATTACACCCTCTCCAATAA